One window of the Leptospira koniambonensis genome contains the following:
- a CDS encoding AraC family transcriptional regulator, which yields MDTFLAFGAGLSFLLAISEFIRTDKRSKIQDSNTGSETKSAFYQPIAFFFLSLSIVQFHLYLELSNQLKEQLWFAEIHIPFLFFTGPLAYLYFIRLGGLPARALNMVHFVPGLAAFLFLLPFVLSNPNSKLEYISVFPPRSMYFQFLFGLLVLGTISNLVYPLLLIGKIRKWKTFVQKEEGRAFSPFLVLFYASIFVIFLFVIAQIFFMPLFTVAAAGLVLIVCSVFLSASTSPDLIVSFEKTAKEAGYNETRLQGLDVDSVIQKMEELMRDKKLYLDEELTLPLLSEELKIKTHQLSEILNDKMRIGFREYITGFRLEEASKLLREEPQRSVLAVIYAAGFKSKSAFHKLFQEKYGCSPGEYRSSYSKN from the coding sequence ATGGATACGTTTCTGGCGTTTGGAGCAGGACTTTCGTTCTTATTGGCCATTTCTGAATTTATCAGAACGGACAAACGTTCAAAAATCCAAGATTCAAATACAGGATCCGAAACCAAGTCTGCATTTTATCAACCCATCGCCTTCTTCTTTCTTTCTCTTTCCATAGTGCAATTTCATCTGTATTTGGAATTATCCAACCAGCTAAAGGAACAGTTATGGTTTGCAGAAATCCATATCCCTTTCCTATTTTTCACAGGACCTCTCGCATATTTGTATTTTATAAGATTGGGAGGTCTTCCAGCAAGAGCACTTAATATGGTGCATTTTGTTCCTGGGCTCGCGGCGTTTTTATTCCTTCTACCTTTCGTTCTATCCAATCCGAATTCCAAATTAGAATACATAAGCGTATTCCCTCCCAGGAGTATGTATTTCCAGTTTTTGTTTGGACTTTTGGTTTTAGGAACAATCTCCAATCTAGTGTATCCGCTTTTACTGATCGGAAAGATCCGCAAATGGAAAACCTTCGTCCAAAAAGAAGAAGGTCGAGCATTCTCTCCTTTTCTTGTGCTCTTCTACGCGAGTATATTTGTGATCTTCTTGTTTGTGATCGCTCAGATCTTCTTCATGCCTTTGTTCACTGTTGCGGCCGCAGGTCTCGTTTTAATTGTATGTTCTGTTTTTTTAAGCGCTTCTACTTCTCCTGATCTGATTGTTTCTTTCGAAAAAACAGCAAAGGAAGCAGGTTATAATGAGACCAGGCTCCAAGGCCTGGATGTGGATTCAGTCATTCAAAAGATGGAAGAATTGATGAGAGATAAAAAACTTTATCTGGACGAAGAGCTTACACTTCCACTTCTTTCAGAAGAATTAAAGATCAAAACTCACCAATTATCAGAGATATTAAATGATAAGATGAGGATTGGTTTCAGAGAGTATATTACTGGGTTTCGTTTGGAAGAAGCTTCCAAATTATTAAGAGAAGAGCCCCAAAGATCAGTGCTTGCCGTGATTTACGCGGCAGGATTTAAATCCAAATCCGCGTTCCATAAATTATTCCAAGAGAAATATGGATGTTCTCCAGGAGAATATCGTTCTTCTTATTCTAAAAACTAA
- a CDS encoding VOC family protein: protein MKYLHAMIRVKDLDQALDFFCNKLGLKETRRHDHPEGRYTLVFLSELDRNSPEIELTYNWDQDSAYTSGRNFGHLAFEVDNIYETCANLQAKGVIINRPPRDGRMAFIRSPDLISIELLQKGKSLEIAEPWKSMTNTGEW from the coding sequence ATGAAATACTTACACGCTATGATCCGAGTAAAAGATCTGGATCAAGCATTGGATTTTTTCTGCAATAAGTTAGGATTAAAAGAAACAAGAAGACATGATCATCCGGAAGGAAGATACACTCTTGTATTCTTATCAGAGTTAGATAGGAATTCTCCTGAAATAGAATTAACTTATAATTGGGATCAAGATTCCGCTTATACAAGTGGAAGAAATTTCGGTCACTTAGCTTTCGAAGTAGATAATATTTATGAAACCTGCGCAAATCTTCAGGCTAAAGGAGTAATCATCAATCGCCCACCTAGAGATGGTAGGATGGCTTTTATTAGATCACCTGATCTTATCTCTATTGAGTTACTTCAGAAAGGGAAATCTTTAGAGATTGCAGAACCTTGGAAGAGTATGACGAATACCGGAGAATGGTAA
- a CDS encoding LIC10421/LIC12816 family protein, with translation MKINKLTSLLLVVGFLAGSSVFAVSQDTEDRLLEQALVSAAVTKEQKVAVATYLKAIAQQKNERAEELRALAKRSTGGKFLASNAQSEKFLRQAKALEAEAARTQEFLNNL, from the coding sequence ATGAAAATCAACAAACTCACTTCTCTTCTATTGGTAGTAGGCTTCTTAGCAGGATCTTCCGTTTTTGCAGTTTCTCAAGATACTGAAGATCGTCTTTTAGAGCAAGCGTTGGTATCCGCTGCGGTTACTAAAGAGCAAAAAGTTGCAGTAGCTACTTACTTGAAAGCAATCGCTCAACAAAAGAACGAAAGAGCAGAAGAGTTAAGAGCATTGGCTAAACGTTCTACTGGTGGAAAATTCCTCGCTAGCAACGCTCAGTCTGAGAAATTCTTAAGACAAGCAAAAGCTCTTGAAGCAGAAGCTGCAAGAACACAAGAATTTCTAAACAATCTTTAA
- a CDS encoding LA_3751/LA_3752 family putative glycosyltransferase translates to MSFLGGKFHSKWTRLTFCFLFLLPLLYPFLLKPGEQLYSDHLGKFILGESVGRNGFLSGNLALPSKSLDPEGNFCPTECIRIGEELISPFPAALGYVYAALLPWSGIVGVYVAVAILVLLSFWLLSILWDWDPIYLGVLVLASPFLVNGYFFPDVGIASFLFIGGSFLFLRPDTSSSWLRFVSSGFISASSAWFRIESIVFPLAFIFFLSIYKFSNVEERRKILAYSLGFLIGVGLLFGIQYVLYGHPLGPRFSFNQPTMFLLPWKKWKIYTGLLIANPNRIGFFGYTPGFLIVLFFFIYYILIKKNPFERSSALEMSNRDLFVYSGLAAFLALVISAPNDGIIDFGSRYLHLSLPAFAGMFLILLENIGEKFRKIAKIFLYTILLYSVYISFSYTQILGKYGRKTTKLNSIYLEQKPDLVVVQIRTYSQILGKYFFQTPSVWLMKEGHIKNFFSKNSPEQFKKILFVQTKASIAQSLNESDPFLRNKYYESITQALGPEFKKVWSENKEDVLIFSMERK, encoded by the coding sequence ATGAGTTTTCTGGGCGGAAAGTTTCACTCCAAATGGACAAGGCTCACGTTTTGTTTTTTGTTCCTTCTTCCTTTATTATATCCATTCTTATTAAAACCTGGTGAACAATTATACTCAGATCATTTGGGAAAATTTATACTGGGAGAATCCGTAGGAAGAAACGGATTTCTTTCAGGCAATTTGGCTCTACCTTCTAAAAGTTTAGATCCGGAAGGAAATTTTTGCCCGACTGAATGTATTCGTATCGGGGAAGAGTTAATCAGCCCATTTCCCGCTGCCTTAGGTTATGTATATGCGGCGCTTCTTCCTTGGAGTGGGATCGTAGGAGTCTATGTCGCAGTTGCGATTTTGGTACTTCTATCCTTTTGGCTTCTTTCTATTTTGTGGGATTGGGATCCGATCTACTTAGGAGTTTTGGTCTTAGCCTCTCCATTTCTAGTGAACGGGTACTTTTTCCCGGATGTAGGTATCGCTTCCTTTTTGTTCATAGGAGGAAGTTTTTTATTCTTAAGACCGGATACATCATCTTCTTGGCTAAGATTTGTAAGTTCAGGTTTTATCTCTGCTTCTTCTGCTTGGTTTAGGATAGAAAGTATCGTATTTCCATTAGCATTTATATTTTTCTTAAGTATATACAAGTTTTCTAATGTAGAAGAAAGAAGGAAAATTTTAGCGTATTCGCTTGGATTTTTGATCGGAGTAGGGCTTTTGTTTGGAATTCAATATGTTCTGTATGGACATCCATTGGGTCCAAGATTCTCTTTCAATCAACCTACAATGTTTTTGCTTCCTTGGAAGAAGTGGAAAATTTACACAGGGTTATTGATCGCAAATCCAAATCGGATCGGATTTTTTGGATATACTCCTGGGTTTTTGATCGTTCTATTTTTCTTTATATATTATATTTTAATTAAGAAGAATCCTTTTGAAAGAAGTTCTGCACTTGAGATGTCAAATCGGGATTTGTTTGTTTATTCTGGTTTGGCCGCGTTTTTAGCTTTAGTGATTTCTGCTCCAAACGATGGAATTATAGATTTTGGTTCTAGATATCTTCATTTAAGTTTGCCAGCTTTTGCAGGAATGTTTTTGATCTTACTCGAAAATATAGGGGAGAAGTTCCGTAAGATCGCAAAAATTTTTCTTTATACGATCCTTCTCTATTCAGTCTATATCAGTTTTTCTTATACCCAAATTTTAGGAAAATACGGAAGAAAGACCACTAAACTGAATTCGATCTATTTGGAACAAAAGCCTGATTTAGTTGTAGTTCAGATCAGGACTTATTCTCAGATTTTAGGAAAATACTTTTTCCAAACTCCTTCTGTTTGGCTTATGAAAGAAGGTCATATTAAAAACTTCTTCTCTAAAAATAGTCCTGAGCAATTTAAGAAAATATTATTCGTGCAAACGAAAGCTTCTATCGCGCAAAGTTTAAATGAGTCTGATCCTTTTCTGAGAAATAAATATTATGAAAGTATTACGCAGGCTTTGGGTCCTGAATTCAAAAAGGTTTGGTCAGAAAATAAAGAAGATGTTTTGATCTTTTCTATGGAAAGAAAATAA
- a CDS encoding polymer-forming cytoskeletal protein, translated as MKPILKLLAAVLFLSAGLSSLQAGDLRKNGSLIGSIDSSGDVRLNGSLVGRFESGGDVRKNGSLIGRIDSNGDIRMNGSLVGSIDSSGDVRKNGSLIGRIDSNGDVRKNGSLIGSAVGIPRAQAAGFFFFYFLNE; from the coding sequence ATGAAACCAATTTTGAAACTCTTAGCTGCGGTCCTTTTTTTAAGCGCTGGTTTGAGCTCTTTGCAGGCAGGTGATCTGAGAAAAAATGGCTCTCTTATTGGCAGTATCGACTCCAGCGGAGATGTAAGATTGAACGGGTCTCTCGTGGGAAGATTTGAATCCGGCGGGGACGTTCGGAAAAACGGAAGCCTAATCGGTAGAATCGACTCTAACGGAGATATTCGAATGAACGGATCACTAGTTGGTTCGATTGATTCCAGCGGAGATGTGCGCAAGAACGGAAGTCTGATCGGACGTATCGATAGTAATGGCGACGTACGAAAAAATGGTTCCTTGATCGGTAGTGCAGTAGGAATTCCAAGAGCACAAGCAGCAGGATTCTTTTTCTTCTACTTTTTGAACGAGTAA